From the genome of Nakamurella flavida, one region includes:
- a CDS encoding AAA family ATPase produces MAGLPGSGKTTGGLALAAALGAAVVDLDTATNPLLAVIAELTGAGTDMDHPALQGTVRDARYATVLDVAAENAALGRDVVVIAPFTREATDADAWGSLRRRLAPVPARLVWVAVPTAVAQARRSARGLVRDLKGTPVPADAALARVGGAPVVPHLLMDGSADTQSEVRRVIAAAGPAEHELDG; encoded by the coding sequence GTGGCCGGACTGCCCGGGAGTGGCAAGACCACCGGCGGCCTCGCCCTGGCCGCAGCCCTGGGTGCCGCCGTGGTGGACCTGGACACCGCGACCAACCCGCTGCTGGCCGTGATCGCGGAACTGACCGGCGCCGGGACGGACATGGACCACCCTGCCCTGCAGGGAACCGTGCGCGACGCCCGCTACGCCACCGTGCTGGACGTGGCGGCCGAGAACGCCGCACTGGGCCGCGACGTGGTGGTGATCGCCCCGTTCACCCGGGAGGCGACGGATGCGGACGCCTGGGGTTCCCTTCGTCGGCGGCTCGCACCGGTGCCGGCGCGTCTGGTGTGGGTGGCGGTGCCGACGGCGGTGGCGCAGGCCCGTCGGTCGGCTCGCGGCCTGGTCCGGGACCTCAAGGGCACCCCGGTCCCGGCGGACGCCGCCCTGGCCCGGGTGGGTGGGGCGCCCGTGGTGCCGCACCTGCTCATGGACGGGTCAGCCGACACCCAGTCGGAGGTCCGCCGCGTGATCGCTGCCGCAGGACCCGCGGAGCACGAGCTGGACGGGTAG
- a CDS encoding LacI family DNA-binding transcriptional regulator — MSTMRDVASRAGVSAKTVSRVMNEDRYVSEDVRTRVMAAVRELNYVPNSLARTFRSGRDAAIGIAVPDISDSFFSQVAHAVEQAARTRGAAVFVTSLGDNPAYERPAVEALLGRQIIGLILAPVAVDQSYLEPWQDRTALVFIDRQPSRLTADSVLEDDFGGARDAVAHLVGHGHRRIAFVGDSHLVPTTARRLDGYHAALRAAGLTADPDLVPPVLSAHRPDFATTVPGLLALPDPPTAMFCSNARSSLEVLPLLHELGRSDIAFISFGDFPLADTIVPPVTVVDQDPVGLGRFAAKHLFHRVDEPHRRVTGETVLPVQLVLRGSCGSDHAADLRLGVG; from the coding sequence ATGAGCACCATGCGGGACGTCGCCAGCCGGGCGGGGGTCAGCGCGAAGACCGTGTCCCGCGTGATGAACGAGGACCGGTACGTCTCCGAGGACGTGCGCACCCGGGTGATGGCGGCGGTCCGCGAACTCAACTACGTGCCCAACTCCCTGGCCCGGACCTTCCGGTCGGGGCGGGACGCGGCCATCGGCATCGCCGTCCCGGACATCTCGGACTCGTTCTTCTCGCAGGTCGCCCACGCCGTCGAACAGGCCGCCCGCACCCGCGGGGCGGCGGTCTTCGTCACCAGCCTGGGCGACAACCCGGCCTACGAACGGCCCGCCGTGGAGGCCCTGCTCGGCCGGCAGATCATCGGGCTGATCCTCGCCCCGGTGGCGGTCGACCAGTCCTACCTGGAGCCCTGGCAGGACCGCACCGCCCTGGTCTTCATCGACCGGCAGCCCAGCCGGCTGACCGCGGACAGCGTGCTGGAGGACGACTTCGGTGGCGCCCGGGACGCCGTCGCCCACCTCGTGGGACACGGGCACCGACGGATCGCGTTCGTCGGCGACTCGCACCTCGTGCCGACGACGGCCCGGCGCCTGGACGGGTACCACGCGGCCCTGCGGGCCGCGGGCCTGACCGCCGATCCCGACCTCGTCCCCCCGGTGCTCTCCGCACACCGGCCCGATTTCGCCACCACGGTCCCGGGTCTGCTGGCCCTGCCCGACCCGCCGACCGCGATGTTCTGCTCCAATGCCCGCAGCTCGCTCGAGGTGCTGCCGTTGCTGCACGAGCTGGGGCGCAGCGACATCGCGTTCATCAGCTTCGGGGACTTCCCCCTGGCCGACACCATCGTGCCGCCGGTGACCGTGGTGGACCAGGACCCCGTCGGGCTCGGCCGGTTCGCGGCCAAGCACCTGTTCCACCGGGTCGACGAGCCCCACCGCCGGGTCACCGGGGAGACGGTGCTACCCGTCCAGCTCGTGCTCCGCGGGTCCTGCGGCAGCGATCACGCGGCGGACCTCCGACTGGGTGTCGGCTGA